The Klebsiella quasivariicola region GTTTTGGCGTAGCGCAGAATGGACTCGGCGTTGGAGCCCAGCAGATGGGTAGAAATGCCCGGTTTGCGCGAGCCCACCACGATCACATCGAACTCTTCGTTGTTGCTGATAGCCAGAATTTCATCACGCACGTTACCAAACACCACCCGGGTATGGATCCGCGACATCGGGATGTCGAACAGTCGCGCTACCTCGCGCATCTTTTTCTCCGACTCTTCTTTCATATAGGCTTCGAATTTACGAATATCCGCCGTAAAGCCGCGTAATAGCGAACGACTGCTGTTCGGCAGCACGTTGAGCAATGTGATTTCACCGTTTTCCGCAGTGGCGAGGAATTCCGCGTGACGCACTGCTTTGTCACTTAAATCCATTTCAAAGACATCAACAGGCAATAAAATTTTTTTATACATGGCCCGTACTCCTTTTCCAGAGAAAGTTCTTTTTCAATGACTTAACTATGCCATTCTGGCGCTGAAATACCAGCCATTATTCGGAAAAATAAGGCCTAATTATCTTTAGTAAATCAGGGAAATATAGAGTTATGTATAGACATTGCGTTCGATCATATTTTCCGCCCAGCAAAAGCGATCGACAGCAAAAAAAAGGAAATATCAGCGGAACGTGCTAGTAATAGCAGAACAGCCGGTGTCGGCCCCAGGCCGACACCGGAAAATACTTATTGCGCCTCGGCCCAGGCGGCAACGGTGGCTTTGGCCCCCTGCCGCTGTAGCGCTAAGTAGGCACGGGTCACCGCCGCGACAAAGCGTGCTTCCTGTGGCAGTTCCACGCCGAAAATCGCCTCAATGCCCAGCAGCGCTTTGACTCGCGCTTCGCCATCGGCGCTCGCGGCCACCGCCTGCTGGATAACCGGCAGCAACGGGTCGCATATTTCGATTGCCTGACCCGCATCGTCAACACCGCCGACGTAGCGCATCCACCCTGCCACACCCAGCGCCAGCAGCGTAAAATCACGCTGGTGCAGCAGATGCCAGCGCACCGAGTCCAGCATCCTCTGCGGCAGTTTCTGGCTGCCGTCCATGGCAATCTGCCAGGTACGGTGCTTCAGCGCCGGATTACTGTAACGGTCGATCAGCAAACTGGCATAGCGTGAGAGATCCACCCCCTTCACCTTCAGCGTTGGCGCCTGTTCGTCCAGCATCAGCGACAGCGCCGCACGACGGTAGTTGTCGTCCTGCATGCAGTCGTTAATATGCTGATAACCGGCCAGATAGCCGAGATAAGCGAGGAACGAATGGCTGCCATTGAGCATTCTCAGCTTCATCTCTTCGAAAGGCACCACGTCAGCGACCAGTTCCGCCCCCGCTTTTTCCCACTGCGGACGCCCGGCAACAAAATTATCCTCAATGACCCACTGACGGAAGGGTTCGCAGGCCACCCCGGCCGGGTCGCGTACCCCGGTCAGCTGTGCAATTTTATCGAGGGTTTCCGGCGTAACGGCCGGGACAATCCGGTCCACCATCGTCGACGGGAAGGTCACGTTCTGTGCAATCCACGCGGCAAGATCCTCGTCTAATGCCCGGGCGTAGGCGCAGACGACGTTGCGCATGACGTGGCCATTTTCCGGCATGTTATCGCAGGACATCACGGTAAAAGCAGGCAGGCCCGCTTTTTTACGGCGAGCTAAGGCCTCCACCACCACGCCCGGCGCCGATTTCGGCTGATGCGGGTTCTGCAGATCGGCGACGATCAGCGGATGATCGAGCTGCAACTCACCGCTGGCCGGAGAGTGGCAATAGCCTTTCTCAGTAATGGTCAGGGAGACAATGGCCACCTGCGGCTCACACATCGCCGCCAGCACCGTTTCGAGTCCGTCGACCTGCGCATGCAGGGCCTGCTTCACGACGCCGACCACGCGCGCCGTCCACGCGTCGGCGGACATTTCGGCTACGGTAAACAGCAGGTCCTGCTGTTTCAGATCGGCGATTTGTTGTTCGCCACCAATCAAATTCACTTCGGTATAGCCCCAGTCGCTACCGTGGTCGCTGGCCAGCATATCGGCGTACACCGCCTGATGGGCACGGTGAAACGCGCCAAAGCCAAGGTGGACAATACGGGGGATCAGTGCGCTGCGATCGTAGCCAGGCAGCGTGGCGCGAGCGGTTAAGAGGGTGTTTTCCATGATGACTCTCATTGTTATGTGTCTCATCAACCATTCTCGGGGAGAACTCTCGAGGAGAATGCCTTTGTGCCACCCACCTTCTCACGCAATTGGTATAACATCTTTGATTTCTGTCAACTACCATACAAGAAGATCTTACCTGATAATGTTTCGGGCATGGCTGGCTACCCTCACCGCAGGGACGGGGTAGTAAAAGGCAACGGAAAGGGAAGAACATGGCGGCCGCGCGTCCCTGCGGGCCTGCTGTTAACGGCTTAACGAGTGTCGTTAGTCAATGCGGGTTCTGACGATAAAGAAGTAGCAGAGCGCTCCGGCAAAGGTCACCCCGGCGGCGATGACCAGCGCCAGATTGAAAGAATGGGTGGTATCCACTACCCATCCGGTGACGATCGGCGCGAACGAGGCAAACACAAAACTGCCAAAGTTCTGAATAGCTGCCACCGAGGCCACTTTGTGTTCCGCCACCAGCACCTGCACCAGTCCCCAGGCCGAGGTCCCGGCGAAATGAACGCAGAATAACGCCATGGAGATGAAAGCGACCGCCTGGGTCGGGGTGGACGATTGCACCACCAGCAGGGTCCCCAGCGCCGACAGCACCAGACCGATAACGATCGCCGTTTTGCGGGTCTTCGCCAGATCGTAGCCTCTGCGCGCCAGGGCATCAACCACCAGGCCGTTGACCCACATGCCCACCGCCGCGGCAAGGAACGGGATCGCCGCCACCCAGCCGGTGCGCGCCAGGCTTAACCCTTGCTGCGCCTGCAAATAGCCGGGCAGCCAGGCGATATATAACCAGCCGGTGTAGTTCACACCGGAGAAGCCCAGGATCATCCCCCAGGTGGTGCGCCGTTTGAACAGCGCCAGCCACTCACTGAACTTCAGCGCCGGGCGGGCCACCTCCTCGCTGGCCAGATAGCGCTGCTCCTCCTCCTGCAGGGAGAAGTGCCGGCGGTTTCGGTAGCCGACATACCAGCACAGACCGACCAAGATCCCGGCTAAGCCAATCACCACAAACATCATCCGCCAGCCCCAGGCCAGCTGCATAATGACCAGGGCCGGCGGTGCGATGGCCTGACCCAGCACCGTCGAGGAGTTAAAAATCCCTACCGCCGTGCCGCGCTCTCTTTGCGCATACCAGTCGTTGATCGATTTCACGCCGGCAGGCATAAACGGCGCTTCGCCGATCCCGAGCCCAATGCGCAGCAAAATAAAATGTGAAAACGAATTGACCATTCCGGTCAGGGCCTGCATCGCAGACCAGAAAATCAGTCCGGCGCCCAGCACAATCCGCGGCCCGACGCGATCGAGCAAAATACCAGACGGCAGTTGCGCAAAGCCGTAGGAGAGCGAGAAGGCGGAGAGCAGTACCCCGAACTCGGTGGCGCTCAGCCCCAGATCGGCGCGTATCGCCTCCCCGGCGACACTGAGCGAAGAGCGATCAAGAAAGTTAACGATACCGGCGATAAATAACAGCGTTAACGTGATCTTCTGCACCCGACGAATGCGCAGGGGCGTCGCGCCCGGATGGGCGGTAAGTGTATCGATGGCCATCATTGTTCCTTACAGAGTCATAACCAAATATGATGTCTGATAAGTAAGGCAACAGGTCGACTACCATACAAGAATCAGGGTTAAAAAAGGTGGCCGGGATCACACAGGTGATTCACGCCCGTCCCCAGCCCGCCACGATAATCAGCATCCCACACAGGGCGATGGCCGCCCCCGCCCAGTCGTAAAAGCTCAGTTTGACCCCGTCCACCACCCGCAGCCAGAGCAATGCGGTACAGACGTAGACCCCACCGTAAGCGGCATACACCCGTCCGCTGGCGGCAGGATGGAGCGTCAGGAGCCAGACGAAGAGCGCCAGGGCCAGAGCGGTGGGGATCAGCAAGAGCGGCGTGGCCCCGCGTTTTAACCATAACCATGGCAGATAACAGCCGATGATTTCACACAGGGCAGTAGCGAAGAACAGCAGCGTTGTTTTGAGCATTAAAAGATTCGTAAAAGAGACCAGCCGTTGAACTATTCTACGCGATAATGGCGCCTGCCCCACGCTGTTTTGTCGGCTATGCCCGGTAAAAGAGCTGTAGTAAACTTAACCTGAGGGTTAACCCATCACTTAAAGGAAATCGTGATGAACATGACACTGAACAAACGCTGGTGCCTGACCGCCATTCTGGCGTTAAGCGCCGTGGTCTACACCTCCAGCTCGTTCGCCGCTACCGACCGGCTGGTGATTGAATCTGGCGACAGCGCGCAAAGCCGTCAACAGGCGTCGATGGAAAAAGAGCAATGGAACGACACCCGCAGCCTGCGCCAGAAAGTAAATAAACGGGCGGAAAAAGAGTGGGACAAAACCGATGTCGCTTTCGACGCGCAGGATAACTGCCAGAAAAGCGCCAACGTCAACGCCTACTGGGAGCCGAACACCCTGCGCTGCCTTGATCGTCGCACCGGTCGGGCTATCAATCCCTGATCTGCCTCCTGACAACGCTGGCGCCTGCGGGCGCCGCCTTTCCTATTGTTCTGTTCAGCTTTAACCACAGGATTACCCATGACCGACGCGCTACACGTCAGACTCCGCCCCCTTGAGCGCGAAGATTTGCGCTTTGTCCACCAGCTCGATAACAACGCCAGCGTAATGCGCTACTGGTTTGAAGAGCCGTATGAGGCCTTCGTTGAACTTTCCGATCTCTACGACAAACATATTCACGATCAAAGCGAGCGCCGCTTTGTCATCGAATGCAACGGCGATAAAGCCGGACTGGTCGAGCTGGTTGAGATCAACCATGTGCACCGCCGGGCCGAGTTCCAGATCATCATCTCTCCCGAATTCCAGGGAAAAGGCCTCGCCACACGCGCCGCGCGGCTGGCCATGGACTATGGCTTTACCGTGCTCAATCTGTATAAGCTGTATCTTATCGTCGATAAAGAGAATGAAAAAGCGATCCATATTTACCGCAAGCTCGGCTTTATGGTCGAGGGTGAACTGATCCATGAGTTTTTCATTAACGGCGAGTACCGCAACACCATCCGCATGTGTCTGTTCCAGCATCAGTATCTGGCCGAGCACAAAACACCCGGCCCCTCTCTGCTGAAGCCGACGGCTCAGTAATAGTCGATGCGGTTTTTAATCGTGTAGTGGCGGGTCAGCGGCGGCTGCACGCTTTCATCGATAACCTGCAGTTCACAGCTCAGCGGATTGTCGTGGCGATCGTAGTCGCAGGTCTGGCGCACCGTGCCCAGCGTGCGTTCGTTGAAGGTGCTAATGGCGGTATAGTCCATTTTCTTGCGAGGGTCCTTCGACGGCGTGGAGGCAACGGTAAATTGCTCTTCTTTGGCAGTGGTGGTTTTTCCCAGCGGATAGCCATCGCTGTCATAACGATAGGTGGCGGTGGTCTCTTTGCCGCGGGCGCTAATAATAAAACCGTTCTCATCCGTCTCCCAGATCACCCCGGCGGCGGGCATCTCTGCCAGTTGACACTTGCCCTGCAACCGTAGCCGCTTCTCGTGGGTGCGTCCATCGACATAATAGTTGGCGTCCAGCAGCAGCGTGGCGCCGGTATTGTTCTCCCTATCTTCCAGGGTCAGGAGATCAAAACACCCCTCTTTTGACAGCTGAGCGCTTACCTTTTTTACCACCACATCGTGTTCATCCAGTAGCGTCTGGCTGAAATCTTTCACCGGCCCACGCAGCGGATCGAACTCAAATTCATTGGAAAAACTCGCCATCTCCGGGGTGAAGGCTTCCGGAGCGCTTTGGCGGTCGCACGCCGTCAGCAGCAGCGCTGCCGGGATCAGCCAATACAATCTTTTCACAGGCGATTCCTTTTGTGTACATCCGATCATATTAGCAAATACAATTGTTTACACCAGTTCTGCTATGCTTAATTCTGGATAACATCGATAAGGAGTGTAAGATGAAACTATCCCTGTGGACAGGCGCCGCACTACTGCTGTGCTCCACCACCGTGCTGGCCGCGCCCGATTCCTGTGAACGGGTAAAGAGCGAAATACAGCAAAAGATCATCAATAATGGCGTACCGGAAACGGCCTTCAGCCTGGCCATTGTGCCCAACGATCAGGCAGATCAGGCCGGCGTTCAGGTAGTGGGACATTGCGCCAATGACACCTTTAAAATTACCTATACGCGTAACAGCGATACCCCCGTCGAAAGCGACACTCAGTAAGCCTTTCCCGGCTTTCAAATGAAAGATCTTATCTCTGGTTGACCAGGGATAAGATCTGCTGGCTACCCATAACGTATTATCGCTCACCCCTGCGTCTGTTGATGACGCGGGCGGCCCTTCTCCGCACAGCATAACTATCATGGAGTGAGCAATGTCGAATCAGGAATCCCCCGGCGGCGTCACCCGACGCGCGCTCATCAAATCCACAGCCCTCGGTTCTCTGGCGCTGGCCGCCGGCGGCCTCACCCTGCCCTTTACGCTGCGCAGCGCCGCGGCGGCAGTGCAGCAGGCTACCGGCGACACGACCCGCGTCGTCTGGGGTGCCTGTTCGGTTAACTGCGGCAGCCGCTGCGCGTTGCGATTGCACGTGCGGGATGACGAGGTTATTTACGTTGAGACAGATAACACCGGCGACGACCGCTACGGCGACCATCAGGTGCGCGCCTGCCTGCGCGGGCGTTCAATTCGCCGGCGCATTAACCACCCGGATCGCCTTAACTACCCGATGAAACGCGTTGGTAAACGCGGAGAAGGCAAATTTGTCCGCATCAGCTGGCAGGAGGCGCTGGATACCCTCGCCGACCGCCTGAAAAGCGTGGTGGCGCAGTACGGTAATGAAGCGGTGTACATTAACTACTCTTCGGAAATTGTCGGCGGCAACATCACCCGTTCGTCGCCTTCCGCTTCGCCGGTCACGCGGCTGATGAACTGTTACGGCGGCTCGCTCAATCAGTACGGTACCTATAGTACCGCCCAGATTGCCTGCGCCATGCCCTACACCTACGGCAGTAACGACGGCAACAGCACCTCGGATATTGAAAACAGTAAGCTGGTGGTGATGTTCGGCAACAACCCGGCGGAAACCCGGATGAGCGGCGGCGGTATAACCTGGTATCTGGAGCAGGCCCGCGAGCGCTCGAACGCCCGGATGATCGTTATCGATCCGCGCTACACCGATACCGCCGCCGGTCGGGAAGATGAGTGGATCCCTATTCGCCCCGGCACCGACGCCGCACTGGTGGCCGGTATCGCCTGGGTGCTGATTAACGAAAATCTGGTGGACCAGCCTTTTCTCGATAAATACTGCGTTGGCTACGACGAGAAAACGCTGCCGGAAGGCGCCCCGGCCAACGGCCATTATAAGGCCTATATTCTCGGCGAAGGCGATGACGGGATCGCCAAAACGCCGCAGTGGGCCTCGCGCATTACCGGTATCCCTGCCGATCGCATCATCAAACTGGCGCGCGAAATCGGTATGAGCAAACCGGCGTACATCTGCCAGGGCTGGGGACCGCAGCGCCAGGCCAACGGTGAGCTTTCCGCCCGGGCGATCGCCATGCTGCCGATCTTAACCGGCAACGTCGGCATTAACGGCGGCAACAGCGGCGCCCGCGAGTCAACCTACACCATCACCATTGAGCGCCTGCCGGTGCTGGAAAACCCGGTCAAGACCGCCATCTCCTGCTTCACCTGGACCGACGCCATTGCCCGTGGCCCGGAGATGACCGCCACCCGCGACGGCGTGCGCGGCAAAGAGAAGCTGGATGTGCCGATCAAGTTCCTGTGGAACTATGCGGGCAACACCATCATTAACCAGCACTCCGACATCAATAAGACCCACGATATTCTGCAGGATGAGAGTAAATGCGAAACCATCGTGGTTATCGACAACTTTATGACCTCCTCGGCGAAATATGCCGACCTGCTGCTGCCCGACCTGATGACCGTCGAGCAGGAAGATATCATCCCTAATGATTACGCGGGCAATATGGGCTATCTGATTTTTATCCAGCCCGCCACCTCGGCGAAGTTCGAACGCAAACCGATTTACTGGATCTTAAGTGAAGTCGCGAAACGACTCGGCGACGACGTATACCAGCGCTTTACCGAGGGGCGCACCCAGGAACAGTGGTTGCAATATCTGTATGCCAAAATGGTGGCGAAAGATCCGGCGCTGCCGGACTACGACGACCTGAAGCAGATGGGCATCTACAAGCGTAAAGATCCGAACGGCCACTTCGTCGCTTACCAGGATTTCCGCCGCGATCCCGACGCGCATCCGCTCAAAACGCCGTCCGGCAAAATTGAAATCTACTCCAGTCGGCTCGCCGAGATTGCCGCGCGCTGGCAGCTGGAGAAAGACGAAGTCATCAGCCCACTGCCGATCTACGCCTCCACATTTGAAGGCTGGGACGATCCGTTGCGCAGTCAGTACCCGCTGCAGCTGTTTGGTTTTCACTATAAAGCGCGCACCCATTCCAGCTATGGCAATGTGGACGTGCTGCAGGCCGCCTGCCGTCAGGAAGTGTGGATCAACCCGCTCGATGCCGAGAAACGCGGGATTAAAAACGGCGATCTGGTGCGGGTGTTCAACCCGCGCGGCGAAGTCCGTCTTCCGGCGAAAGTGACCCCGCGCATCATGCCGGGGGTCTCAGCGATGGGCCAGGGCGCCTGGCACGACGCCAATATGGCCGGCGATCGGGTCGACCATGGCGCCTGCATGAATACCCTGACCACCCACCGTCCGTCGCCGCTGGCGAAGGGGAATCCGCAGCATACCAACCTGGTCGACATCGAGAAGGTGTAAGGAGTAAACCATGAGCACGCAATATGGATTCTTTATCGACTCCGCTCGCTGTACCGGGTGCAAGACCTGCGAGCTGGCCTGTAAGGACTACAAGAATCTCACACCCGAGGTCAGCTTCCGCCGTATTTACGAATATGCCGGCGGCGACTGGCAGGAGGACAACGGCGTCTGGCAACAGAACGTTTTTGCTTATTACCTCTCCATCGCCTGCAACCACTGCGAAGATCCGGCCTGTACCAAGGTCTGTCCGAGCGGCGCAATGCACAAGCGCGAAGACGGTTTTGTGGTGGTCAACGAAGATGTCTGTATTGGCTGCCGCTACTGCCATATGGCCTGTCCCTACGGCGCGCCGCAGTACAACGCCGACAAAGGCCATATGACCAAGTGCGATGGCTGCCATGAGCGCGTCGCCGAGGGGAAAAAACCGATCTGCGTCGAGTCCTGCCCGCTGCGGGCGCTTGATTTCGGTCCGATTGCCGAGCTGCGCGCAAAGCACGGCCAGCTGGCCGCGGTGGCGCCGCTGCCGTCGGCGCACTTCACCCGGCCGAGCATTGTGATCAAACCTAACGCCAATGCCCGGCCGTGTGGTGATACCACCGGTTACCTGGCGAATCCGAAGGAGGTGTGAGATGGGAAGCGGATGGCATGAATGGCCGCTGGTGCTGTTTACGGTGCTGGGGCAATGCGTGGTTGGCGCGATCATCGTTAGCGGCCTCGGCTGGCTGTCGCTCGCGGACCAGCACGCCGCAAGACAGCGGCTGGTGCGCTGCATGTTTTTTATCTGGCTGCTGATGGGCATCGGTTTTCTTGCTTCGGTGATGCATCTCGGCTCACCGCTGCGCGCGTTTAACTCGCTGAATCGCGTCGGCGCTTCGGCGCTGAGCAACGAAATCGCCAGCGGCGCCTTGTTCTTCGCCGTGGGTGGATTCTGGTGGTTGCTGGCGGTGCTGGGGAAAATGCCGGCAGCGCTGGGAAAAGTCTGGCTGATCGTCACTCTGCTGTTGGGCCTGCTGTTTGTGCTGGCGATGACCCGGGTCTATCAAATCGATACCGTGCCGACATGGTACAATGGCTATACCACCAGCGCGTTCTTTCTGACGGTGCTGCTCAGCGGGCCGCTGTTTGCCGCCCTGCTGCTGCGGCTGGCGAAAGTCGACTTTAACGGCTGGTTTTTTGCCGGACTGAGCGTGGCCGCGCTGGCGATCAGCGCCGCGGTGATCGTTATGCAAAGCGCCGGGCTCGGCGCCATCCACAGCCCAGTCCAGCAGGCAGCCACCCTGCTGCCAGACTACGGCAAACTCCAGGCGTTGCGCCTGATCCTGCTGGCCCTGGGTCTTGGCTGCTGGCTCTGTCCACTGATCCGCCGCCAGCCGCCGCGCGCCGTGGGGCTGCTGGTTGGTCTGCTGCTGGTGTTGATCGCTGAATGTATAGGCCGCGGACTGTTTTATGGTCTGCATATGACCGTCGGTATGGCGGTTGCCGGTTAATGAGACGGCGCTCGAGCGCGCCGCAGTAAGGAATAATGTCATGATGCCGTTCCCAAATCGCGACGCTGTCGCGTTAAGCGCCCGCACCCTGGGCGCGCTGTTCTCTTATGCGCCGAATAGCGTGGAAATTGCGCCGCTGGTCGCCGCCTTCCAGGACGGGAGCTGGCAGCAGCAGTGGCCCTTCCCGGTAGCGGCCCCGCTGGCGTCAGGGTTTACCGCATCGGCGGAAGAGACGTTGCCTGAAGCCTGGCAGCGCCTGTTTATCGGGCCGTGGGCCCTGCCGGCGCCGCCCTGGGGCTCGGTTTGGCTGGATAAAGAGTCGGTGCTGTTTGGCGATTCCACGCTGGCCCTGCGCCAGTGGATGCGCGAGAACGGCATCGCGCTGCAGGGCGATGGCAACGAACCCGAAGATCATTTCGGCACCTTGCTACTCCTGGCGGCATGGCTGTGCGAAACCGAGCAGGATGCGTTGTTTGCTCAACTGCTGGCCTGGCATCTGCTGCCGTGGTCCGGGCGCTTCCTGCGCGTTTTTGTCGAACACGCCGCCCACCCCTTCTACCGGACGCTGGGTCAGCTGGCGCAGACGACCCTGGCGCAATGGCAGGAGAATCTGCCGATCGCCGTGGCGGAGAAACCGCTCTATCGTTAATCCTTTCACCGCGCCGGTATCCGGCGCGGTATTATTTTGCCACTTTTCAGCCCTTCCCCCGCACTTATCGCTTTTGCATCTAAGGTTATTCCCTATCACAATAAGGCCATGTTTTCCGAACCTTGCCGTGAGTGATGCACCGTCTCCATCCCTATCCTGATGTGCAGGTGATGTTTCGCCGCCTGCTGATCGCCACCCTAATTGGTCTTCTCGCCGCGCTGGCGGTGGCGCTATTTCGCCACGCCATGGTGGTGCTGGAAACGCTGTTTCTTGGCAATGACAGCGGGAGCCTGGTCAACGCCGCACAGTCGCTGCCGGCGTGGCGGCGGCTGATTACCCCGGCGCTGGGTGGCCTGGCGGCAGGAACCTTACTCTGGCTCTGGCAGCGTCGCAGCGTCACGCGCCCTCATGCCGCCACCGATTACATGGAAGCGCTGGAAACCGGCGATGGCTGTTTCGATACCCCGGCAAGCCTGGTGAAATCGCTGGCCTCGCTGCTGGTGGTCGTCACCGGCAGCGCCATTGGCCGGGAAGGCGCCATGATCCTGCTGGCCGCGCTGGCGGCTTCGCTGTTTGCCCGCCGCTTCACGTCGCAGAGTGAATGGAAGCTATGGGTCGCCTGCGGCGCCGCCGCCGGGATGGCCAGCGCCTATCATGCCCCGCTGGCCGGAAGCCTGTTTATCGCCGAGATCCTCTTCGGTACGCTGATGCTGGCCTCGCTCGGGCCGGTGGTTATCTCGGCGGTGGTCGCCCTGCTGTTGACGCAGTTTCTCAATGGCGGCGCCGCGCCGCTGTATCACGTCGTCCTGCAGCAGAACCTCAATGCGCTGCACTATGGCTTAATGCTGGCCACCGGGCTGCTGGCCGGGGTGTGTGGGCCACTGTTTATCTGGCTGATGGACTACAGCCACCGCGGATTCGTCAAACTGAAACTGTCTCCGCCGTGGCAGCTGGCGCTGGGCGGGCTGATTGTCGGTGGCTTATCGCTCCTCACTCCGGCGGTATGGGGCAACGGCTACAGCGTAGTGCAAAGCTATTTGCTGGTACCGCCGCCCGG contains the following coding sequences:
- the dmsD gene encoding Tat proofreading chaperone DmsD, encoding MMPFPNRDAVALSARTLGALFSYAPNSVEIAPLVAAFQDGSWQQQWPFPVAAPLASGFTASAEETLPEAWQRLFIGPWALPAPPWGSVWLDKESVLFGDSTLALRQWMRENGIALQGDGNEPEDHFGTLLLLAAWLCETEQDALFAQLLAWHLLPWSGRFLRVFVEHAAHPFYRTLGQLAQTTLAQWQENLPIAVAEKPLYR
- the clcB gene encoding voltage-gated ClC-type chloride channel ClcB produces the protein MHRLHPYPDVQVMFRRLLIATLIGLLAALAVALFRHAMVVLETLFLGNDSGSLVNAAQSLPAWRRLITPALGGLAAGTLLWLWQRRSVTRPHAATDYMEALETGDGCFDTPASLVKSLASLLVVVTGSAIGREGAMILLAALAASLFARRFTSQSEWKLWVACGAAAGMASAYHAPLAGSLFIAEILFGTLMLASLGPVVISAVVALLLTQFLNGGAAPLYHVVLQQNLNALHYGLMLATGLLAGVCGPLFIWLMDYSHRGFVKLKLSPPWQLALGGLIVGGLSLLTPAVWGNGYSVVQSYLLVPPPGALLLAVFLCKLLAVLASSGSGAPGGVFTPTLFVGLAMGMLFAHLSGLWLAGNEEIAILMGLTGMAAFLAATTHAPIMSTLMICEMTGQYVLLPGLLITCVVASVLSRTLRRDSIYRHHVAEHV